In Daucus carota subsp. sativus chromosome 4, DH1 v3.0, whole genome shotgun sequence, one DNA window encodes the following:
- the LOC108217006 gene encoding uncharacterized protein LOC108217006 — protein MKRESLFTCDACYEEARDSSYVCVTCEFCIHKTCALSPSTIEASNHHHHPLTLVYSIPDMHRYFSRSCNICNKVVHPNLWSYYCQKCTYFAHIKCATSSVIINEIEADDIDNELDLVQFPLPSKESLFDLIITQYDKFQVDHQGEGERFITLSRRLYNPLIINKHWSHPEHPLEKLQFSVCEDDDDDSDDDAAVLICDGCIQPITLSHPSYYACIQCGYFLHSFCATKLPPELPAGASPFHPQHSLMLWKRIGTVFSLVTCGSCNSYTNGFFYHCKTCDIIIDIRCAFLPTRIKHISHKHALVQRPFSEPMCSISKITITGGLVYGCETCSDVHISILCVFFAKHCQTQV, from the exons ATGAAGAGGGAATCCTTGTTCACCTGTGATGCTTGTTACGAGGAAGCCAGAGATTCTTCTTATGTGTGCGTAACCTGTGAATTTTGCATCCACAAGACTTGTGCTCTTTCTCCTTCGACTATTGAAGCTTctaatcaccaccaccaccctcTCACTCTTGTCTACTCTATTCCTGATATGCATCGCTACTTTTCCCGCTCCTGCAACATCTGCAACAAAGTAGTTCATCCAAATTTATGGAGCTATTATTGCCAGAAATGCACATACTTTGCCCACATCAAATGTGCAACATCCTCGGTTATAAT aaatgAGATTGAAGCAGACGACATTGATAATGAACTTGATTTGGTACAATTTCCTTTGCCTAGCAAGGAGTCACTGTTTGATCTTATCATCACCCAGTATGACAAGTTCCAAGTTGACCATCAGGGCGAAGGTGAAAGGTTTATCACTTTATCAAGAAGACTCTATAATCCACTTATTATTAACAAGCACTGGAGTCACCCCGAGCATCCATTAGAAAAGCTCCAATTTAGTGTTTGTGAGGATGACGACGacgacagtgatgatgatgcagCCGTGTTGATATGCGATGGGTGCATTCAACCCATAACACTTTCTCATCCATCTTACTATGCTTGTATCCAATGTGGTTACTTTCTCCACTCCTTTTGTGCGACCAAGTTGCCACCAGAGTTGCCTGCAGGAGCCTCCCCGTTTCACCCTCAGCATTCGCTCATGCTATGGAAGAGGATCGGTACGGTCTTTAGTCTTGTGACATGTGGATCTTGCAACAGCTACACGAATGGATTCTTCTATCACTGTAAGACTTGTGATATTATAATTGATATCCGTTGTGCATTCTTACCCACCAGGATTAAACATATATCTCACAAGCACGCTCTTGTTCAGCGTCCATTCTCTGAACCAATGTGTAGCATAAGTAAAATTACAATTACAGGTGGCCTGGTATATGGGTGTGAAACTTGCAGTGACGTACATATTAGTATACTTTGTGTATTTTTTGCCAAGCATTGTCAAACACAGGTTTGA